In a genomic window of Brucella anthropi ATCC 49188:
- a CDS encoding NACHT domain-containing protein, protein MIESDSEYKFIELNRTFHELSKYANEDDDLELSRAFRVGDRLSWSNLIERYRVIILSEAGSGKTAEIRNIALDLRAQGKSAFFIRLEYIPNDFEDGFEVGTFEEFQSWLASNDEGWLLLDSVDEARLRNPGDFALAIKKLGRRIATAKDRSHIVVTGRTNAWRPKTDLALCVTHLPFTPATKTAKEDEASGIDDTIEDAVETSDRPAEKSQPVFKIVTLDDLSRVQIEAFANARGINDTKAFIEAIERADAWSFTSRPQDLMELTEFWVDQGRIGSRLEIMRNSISRRLQERDQERIDVYPLAPQKALQGAKLIAAATTLAQDSTIRVPDGAENSKGIALHDVLPDWDDRERSTLLSRPIFDEAIYGTVRFHHRSVREYLAAEWFAELLGRETSRRKIEALFFTNQYGLDIIVPTLRPILPWLAILDPKIRERLRKVAPEVVFEGGDPSQLPLETRRLILHEVCEQLASGTSGRSMTDYAAVQRFSNPDLTDDVRSLLAKYATDEKLKAFLLRMVWLGQLSGALPEAKHIALSPSASQYTRIAAFRAVRAVGSEQDQEEIRNSFLVEAAELDRDWLAELTKETAPTQDTIKWLLECLGKTQENERYSVDRLSDAVSTFVQAAGLDQLPELLIGFNQLLNTPPVIERRFCEISQKFTWLMTPASQAVERLIEARHTASLQPAVLAILDKFGMGRHYLDSELNDARTKFSTLVPEWPELKRALFWYEINLARERRDEKRNERLTDFWSVFVMEPFWRFGAEDFDYVSEQIATQPFQDDKLVALSLAFRLYITNDRPRLWREKLKRLVSGNTELSDELDKFLNPPAQGKDARAWKRQEAQWKRRSEERKRKEEKDLADSKKYLGENLDKLRDPSLTKPGYVFNGLTYLHERMRRDSDRSGRWTHGNWRNLEAEFGKDIAQAFRDGIVAYWRRERPTIRSEGAPENSTPMSAILGLAGLEIEAQETPNWVQSLSEADIELACRYASFELNGFPTWFPKLFEAHTSTVTDFLLQEIRFELSKVTPEKEDHYVLSDVSWSGEWSWATLGPHIANLLKESEPANAATLDKLLKILQGSALSDEEIAALASQKVQSVYTPQHVAHWYAVWVGVDPEAAIPDLAAYFEELPQGEARTEFAMNFVTSLWGGRRSAASTRTRYQTPRHLKTLYLLMHGHIRQSEDIDRAGKGVYSPGLRDKAQDSRNGLFDLLNKIPGKEAFLALQEISQSHPEVESRPWFTHLAKVKAEQDSDIAPWMPAQVRDFHDKLERTPANHRELAELAVMRLLDLKDDLENGDSSIATILKAGATLETDMRKYIGRELREKASARYSVPQEEEFADAKKPDIRFHGMGFDAPVPTELKLADKWTGPELFERLENQLCGDYLRDNRSARGVFVLVRTGEKAGWDVPGGANRVDFEGLIAALQNRWEEVAQEFPGIDEVTVIGIDLAKRAA, encoded by the coding sequence ATGATCGAAAGCGACTCCGAGTATAAATTTATAGAACTGAACCGCACTTTTCACGAACTATCCAAGTACGCCAACGAGGACGATGATCTCGAACTGAGTCGGGCGTTTCGTGTCGGTGATCGGCTCTCTTGGTCAAACCTGATTGAGCGGTACCGTGTCATTATCCTATCGGAAGCCGGCTCGGGTAAAACTGCTGAAATTCGCAATATCGCTCTCGATCTACGTGCCCAAGGCAAGTCAGCGTTTTTCATCCGCCTCGAATATATACCCAACGATTTCGAAGACGGATTCGAGGTCGGGACATTTGAAGAGTTTCAGTCGTGGCTCGCATCGAATGACGAAGGATGGCTCCTGCTGGACTCCGTTGATGAGGCACGCCTGCGCAATCCCGGAGACTTCGCGCTCGCAATCAAGAAACTAGGAAGGCGGATCGCGACGGCGAAGGATCGCTCGCACATCGTTGTCACCGGGCGCACCAATGCGTGGCGCCCCAAAACCGATCTTGCGCTTTGCGTCACTCATTTGCCTTTCACGCCTGCCACGAAGACGGCGAAGGAAGACGAGGCTTCCGGCATCGACGACACGATCGAGGACGCTGTTGAGACTTCGGATAGACCGGCAGAAAAGTCCCAGCCCGTCTTCAAGATCGTCACGTTGGACGACCTGTCTCGTGTTCAAATCGAGGCATTTGCTAATGCCCGTGGCATCAATGACACTAAAGCCTTCATTGAGGCCATCGAGCGCGCCGATGCATGGTCCTTCACGTCAAGACCACAGGATTTGATGGAGCTGACGGAATTCTGGGTTGATCAGGGCCGCATCGGAAGCCGCCTGGAAATCATGCGCAACAGCATATCGCGGCGTCTCCAGGAGAGAGATCAAGAGCGCATCGATGTATACCCGCTGGCTCCCCAAAAGGCTCTGCAAGGAGCAAAGTTGATAGCCGCAGCGACCACCTTGGCGCAAGACTCGACTATTCGAGTTCCGGATGGGGCCGAAAATTCGAAAGGTATCGCTCTCCACGACGTGCTTCCTGATTGGGACGACAGAGAACGCTCAACGCTGCTGTCCCGCCCGATATTCGACGAAGCAATCTATGGAACTGTGCGCTTCCATCATCGCTCCGTCCGCGAGTATCTCGCGGCGGAATGGTTCGCTGAGCTGTTGGGCCGAGAGACCTCAAGACGAAAGATCGAAGCCCTCTTCTTCACCAACCAGTATGGGCTGGACATCATCGTTCCCACGCTCCGTCCGATCTTACCCTGGCTGGCTATCCTCGATCCCAAGATCCGAGAGAGGTTGCGAAAAGTTGCCCCTGAGGTGGTTTTTGAAGGGGGCGATCCGAGCCAACTACCGTTGGAGACGCGCAGGCTCATTCTCCATGAAGTCTGCGAGCAACTGGCAAGCGGAACATCCGGCCGCTCGATGACCGACTATGCGGCGGTACAACGCTTCTCCAATCCCGATCTGACCGACGATGTGCGCAGCCTTCTGGCCAAGTATGCGACCGATGAAAAACTAAAGGCTTTTCTGCTCCGAATGGTCTGGCTGGGTCAGCTCTCCGGCGCATTGCCCGAGGCAAAGCATATCGCGCTTTCACCTTCCGCTTCACAGTACACCCGCATTGCCGCGTTTAGAGCAGTTCGGGCAGTTGGGTCCGAGCAGGATCAAGAAGAAATCCGCAACAGTTTTCTCGTAGAAGCGGCAGAACTGGATCGCGACTGGCTTGCCGAATTGACGAAAGAAACTGCTCCAACACAGGACACGATCAAGTGGCTGCTTGAGTGTTTGGGCAAAACGCAAGAGAATGAGCGGTACAGCGTTGATCGCCTTTCTGACGCTGTGAGCACCTTCGTTCAGGCCGCCGGCCTCGATCAGCTGCCCGAGTTGCTTATCGGCTTTAATCAATTGCTCAACACACCTCCAGTGATTGAGAGACGTTTTTGCGAGATATCGCAGAAATTTACTTGGTTGATGACGCCCGCATCCCAGGCGGTCGAGCGTCTCATCGAAGCCCGTCATACAGCGTCTCTGCAACCCGCCGTGCTGGCCATTCTCGATAAGTTCGGAATGGGACGTCACTATCTCGACAGCGAACTCAACGATGCGAGAACGAAGTTCTCAACTCTTGTGCCAGAGTGGCCGGAACTGAAAAGAGCCCTGTTTTGGTATGAAATTAACCTCGCGAGAGAACGGCGAGACGAAAAACGTAACGAACGGCTTACCGATTTCTGGTCAGTTTTTGTCATGGAGCCATTCTGGCGCTTTGGCGCGGAGGATTTCGACTATGTCTCCGAGCAAATTGCAACTCAGCCCTTCCAAGACGACAAGCTTGTCGCGCTATCGTTGGCTTTTAGACTCTACATCACAAACGACCGGCCGCGTTTGTGGCGTGAAAAGCTCAAGCGACTCGTCTCCGGCAACACCGAATTGTCGGATGAGTTGGACAAGTTCCTCAATCCGCCAGCACAAGGGAAGGACGCCCGCGCCTGGAAACGTCAGGAAGCGCAGTGGAAAAGACGCTCCGAAGAAAGAAAACGAAAAGAGGAAAAGGATCTGGCAGACTCAAAAAAGTACTTGGGCGAAAATCTCGATAAATTGCGCGACCCGAGTCTGACCAAACCCGGGTATGTCTTCAACGGCCTAACCTACCTTCACGAGCGGATGCGCCGCGATAGCGATCGCTCCGGTAGGTGGACTCATGGAAACTGGAGAAACTTGGAAGCCGAGTTCGGCAAGGATATCGCGCAGGCGTTCCGTGACGGAATTGTGGCTTATTGGCGGCGTGAGAGACCGACTATTCGTTCGGAAGGGGCACCAGAAAACTCGACACCAATGTCGGCAATTCTTGGCTTGGCCGGACTCGAAATCGAAGCGCAGGAGACACCAAATTGGGTGCAAAGTCTCAGCGAAGCAGACATCGAACTCGCCTGCCGATATGCCTCGTTCGAATTGAACGGTTTCCCAACCTGGTTTCCCAAGCTCTTCGAGGCACATACGAGCACCGTCACAGATTTCCTTCTTCAGGAGATTCGCTTCGAGCTTTCGAAAGTAACACCTGAAAAGGAGGATCATTACGTCCTCAGTGACGTTAGCTGGTCAGGTGAATGGAGCTGGGCCACCCTCGGCCCGCATATCGCAAATCTGCTGAAGGAATCCGAGCCTGCGAACGCAGCCACGTTGGACAAGCTCCTCAAGATTTTGCAGGGCTCGGCACTGTCCGACGAGGAAATAGCCGCGCTTGCATCGCAAAAAGTCCAGTCAGTATACACCCCGCAGCATGTGGCTCACTGGTACGCCGTATGGGTAGGCGTCGATCCTGAAGCCGCAATTCCCGACCTTGCAGCTTATTTTGAAGAGTTGCCGCAGGGCGAGGCGCGAACGGAATTCGCGATGAACTTTGTAACAAGCCTATGGGGCGGTCGCAGAAGCGCAGCCAGCACCAGGACCAGATATCAAACACCCCGGCATTTGAAGACTCTCTACCTGCTGATGCATGGTCATATCCGGCAAAGCGAGGACATCGATCGCGCCGGCAAAGGGGTCTATTCGCCAGGTTTGCGCGACAAGGCGCAAGACTCAAGGAACGGGCTATTTGATCTGCTGAACAAGATCCCCGGCAAGGAAGCCTTCCTGGCCCTGCAAGAAATATCGCAATCTCACCCGGAGGTGGAATCCCGTCCATGGTTCACCCACTTGGCAAAGGTGAAGGCCGAGCAGGACTCGGATATCGCGCCGTGGATGCCTGCACAGGTCCGCGATTTCCATGACAAGCTGGAACGAACGCCGGCCAATCATCGAGAGTTGGCAGAGCTTGCGGTGATGCGGCTCCTTGATTTGAAAGATGATCTTGAGAACGGGGACAGTAGCATCGCGACAATACTCAAAGCAGGTGCGACGCTTGAAACCGATATGCGGAAGTATATCGGGCGTGAGCTTCGTGAGAAGGCGTCCGCTCGCTATTCCGTCCCGCAAGAGGAGGAGTTTGCAGATGCCAAGAAGCCTGACATCAGGTTCCACGGGATGGGATTTGATGCACCCGTGCCGACCGAGTTGAAGCTGGCCGACAAGTGGACTGGCCCCGAGCTTTTCGAGCGGTTGGAGAACCAGCTCTGTGGCGACTATTTGCGCGACAACAGGTCAGCACGCGGCGTTTTCGTTCTGGTGCGCACGGGCGAAAAGGCTGGCTGGGATGTTCCGGGTGGAGCTAACCGGGTTGATTTTGAAGGTCTGATCGCAGCGCTTCAGAACCGTTGGGAAGAGGTTGCGCAGGAATTTCCAGGAATTGACGAAGTAACGGTTATCGGTATCGACCTCGCGAAAAGAGCAGCGTAG
- a CDS encoding IS3 family transposase (programmed frameshift) encodes MKRNRFTDEQIIGILKEHEAGTPVSELCRKHGVSDASIYKWKAKFGGMDVSEAKRLKTLEDENTKLKRLLADAMLDNAALKDLFGKEVVTPAAQRNAIAHLMNQHRMSERRACKAIGVCRMTVRYESSRIDDHDLRERMKALAHERRRFGYRRIHVLLRREGHLVNHKRLFRLYREEKLMVRKRGGRKRAIGTRAPMLVPMTANDRWSLDFVSDQLTDGRRFRILTVVDDCTRECLALVADTSLSGLRVARELDRIIEERGKPKMIVSDNGSEFTSNAILQWTDKTKVDWHYIAPGKPIQNAFIESFNGRLRDEFLNETLFSSLTHARSALSNWRGDYNDHRPHSGLGWLTPAEFAQTINPRRDAVLRSRNGSAPQPAATAPNTATQNRWSELKTG; translated from the exons ATGAAGCGCAACCGTTTCACAGACGAACAGATCATTGGCATCCTGAAGGAGCACGAGGCGGGCACGCCTGTCTCGGAGCTTTGCCGCAAACACGGTGTCAGCGATGCGAGCATCTATAAATGGAAGGCCAAGTTCGGCGGGATGGACGTGTCTGAGGCCAAGCGGCTGAAGACGCTGGAGGACGAGAACACGAAACTGAAGCGGCTTCTGGCGGATGCGATGCTCGACAACGCCGCGTTGAAAGACCTTT TTGGGAAAGAAGTGGTGACGCCCGCAGCCCAGCGGAACGCTATCGCGCATCTGATGAACCAACATCGGATGAGCGAACGGCGGGCGTGTAAAGCCATCGGTGTTTGCCGGATGACAGTTCGTTACGAAAGCAGCCGCATCGACGACCATGACCTTCGCGAGCGAATGAAGGCGTTGGCGCATGAACGCCGCCGCTTTGGCTACCGACGCATTCATGTCCTACTCAGACGCGAGGGGCACCTTGTGAACCACAAGAGGCTCTTCCGGCTCTATCGGGAGGAAAAGCTGATGGTGCGCAAGCGCGGCGGTCGCAAGCGAGCGATCGGCACACGAGCACCGATGCTGGTTCCGATGACAGCCAATGATCGTTGGTCACTGGACTTCGTGTCGGATCAACTCACCGATGGACGCAGGTTCCGGATTCTGACGGTCGTCGACGATTGCACCAGGGAATGCCTGGCACTCGTCGCCGATACATCGCTTTCCGGTCTGCGCGTTGCCCGCGAGCTTGACCGGATCATCGAGGAGCGCGGCAAACCGAAAATGATCGTCAGTGACAACGGCAGCGAGTTCACCAGCAACGCGATCCTGCAATGGACGGACAAGACTAAGGTGGATTGGCACTACATTGCGCCTGGCAAACCCATTCAGAACGCTTTCATCGAAAGCTTCAATGGACGGCTGCGAGACGAGTTCTTGAATGAAACCCTCTTCTCGTCACTGACCCATGCTCGATCAGCGCTTTCAAACTGGCGCGGCGATTACAACGATCACCGTCCACATTCTGGCCTCGGCTGGCTGACACCTGCCGAGTTCGCTCAGACCATCAACCCGCGACGTGATGCGGTGCTGCGCAGCCGAAATGGCTCCGCACCGCAACCCGCCGCTACCGCCCCAAATACAGCAACCCAAAACCGCTGGAGCGAACTCAAAACTGGATAA
- a CDS encoding formate/nitrite transporter family protein: MSSSEETEPTADGLKERLPSKSAAIHELIRRDGEKEINRDAMALFWSAIAGGISMSTSMIARGILETYLPDSDLFFLVSSAGYTVGFIIVIIANQQLFTENTITPVLPFMTEPTLSHFVKMIRLWTIVLFGNLIGGAIAAFVMVSMPIFSDEVTNTFVDMGKHLIANSSNELFSKGIMSGWLIATLVWMLHSTKQGHLALIFLITYLIAIGDLTHIVVGSIEVLFLLMIGEVTPFDSIFKFGLPTLFGNVVGGTFIFGLISHAQVRADE; this comes from the coding sequence ATGTCCAGTTCGGAAGAGACGGAGCCGACGGCAGACGGGCTGAAGGAAAGACTTCCATCGAAGTCAGCCGCCATCCACGAGCTAATCCGACGTGATGGTGAGAAGGAAATCAACCGAGATGCAATGGCGCTTTTCTGGTCAGCCATTGCAGGCGGAATTTCTATGAGCACATCCATGATCGCTCGGGGAATTTTGGAGACTTACCTTCCAGACAGCGATCTTTTCTTCCTTGTGAGCTCCGCAGGATACACGGTCGGGTTCATCATCGTCATCATCGCCAATCAGCAGCTATTCACGGAGAATACGATCACTCCTGTCTTGCCTTTTATGACAGAGCCGACGCTGTCTCATTTCGTGAAAATGATCAGGTTGTGGACCATTGTTCTCTTCGGGAACTTGATTGGCGGTGCAATTGCAGCCTTCGTTATGGTTAGTATGCCGATTTTCTCGGACGAAGTGACCAATACGTTTGTTGACATGGGTAAGCACCTTATAGCCAACAGCAGCAATGAACTATTCAGTAAGGGAATAATGTCAGGCTGGCTTATTGCTACGTTGGTCTGGATGCTTCACAGTACAAAGCAGGGGCACCTAGCATTAATCTTTCTCATCACATACCTCATAGCTATCGGCGATTTAACACACATCGTAGTGGGTTCAATTGAGGTGCTATTTTTACTTATGATTGGAGAAGTCACCCCGTTTGATAGCATCTTTAAATTCGGGCTCCCAACTTTGTTCGGGAACGTCGTTGGAGGAACTTTCATCTTCGGATTAATTTCGCACGCACAGGTGCGTGCCGACGAATAG
- a CDS encoding four-helix bundle copper-binding protein, translating to MNNNEMKACIDACLACYQTCIGMASTHCLEEGGEHVEPTHFRTMLTCAEICRSCAHIMLLRTPLHQAVCRACAEICEACSKSCEALDGMDECVAACDLCAATCREMAA from the coding sequence ATGAACAATAACGAGATGAAAGCCTGCATTGATGCATGTTTAGCTTGTTATCAGACATGCATCGGAATGGCGTCCACACACTGCCTCGAAGAAGGTGGGGAACATGTCGAACCCACACACTTTCGAACCATGCTTACTTGCGCCGAAATATGCAGGAGCTGTGCCCATATCATGCTCTTGCGGACGCCTTTGCACCAAGCGGTATGTCGAGCCTGTGCTGAAATATGCGAGGCCTGCTCCAAGAGCTGCGAGGCACTCGACGGGATGGACGAATGTGTCGCCGCTTGTGATCTATGTGCCGCGACTTGCCGGGAAATGGCCGCTTAA
- a CDS encoding tyrosine-type recombinase/integrase, which translates to MPITKNDVDGLTPDTILWDDGRGSVAGFGVRRQRVARVFILKYSVRGRSRWMSIGKYGSPWTVETARLEAKRLLGLVASGGDPAAARDEQRSAEGPLTVAELCDDYMKAARAGAILTRFHRPKKESTLQIDVGRIERHIKPLIGKKHVIEVDSKVVKRLIHDITVGKTATSIKTGTRGRAIVTGGAGSAARVADLLSGIMTWAVDEGLIRDNPVHRVRRYRGQPRQRFLSEVELKQLGKVLSAGRDCNEKAIHRYALTVVHLLVLTGCRLNEIASLRWSEVDLSQRCLRLGDTKTGQSLRAIGSAATKILSNIDKLSGSDWVFPGARGDGPYQGTKREAARIFQTAELDNVTCHTLRHTYASFASGCGYSDGTIAGLLGHKGRGVTSRYIHRPDSALLAAAEDVSEHIKGLLNVTSNDAK; encoded by the coding sequence ATGCCAATTACGAAAAACGACGTAGACGGCCTGACACCCGACACAATTTTGTGGGATGACGGCAGGGGTAGCGTGGCAGGTTTTGGGGTGAGGCGGCAGCGCGTCGCTCGAGTGTTTATTCTCAAGTATAGCGTTCGAGGGCGTTCGCGATGGATGTCTATTGGAAAGTATGGATCACCATGGACCGTTGAAACAGCTCGTCTCGAGGCAAAACGCCTTCTAGGCTTGGTAGCATCAGGTGGCGACCCGGCGGCCGCGAGAGACGAACAACGATCTGCTGAAGGTCCGTTGACTGTCGCGGAACTCTGCGACGATTATATGAAAGCTGCCCGTGCAGGTGCCATTTTAACTCGCTTTCACCGACCTAAGAAGGAGTCGACGCTTCAGATTGATGTGGGTCGCATTGAGCGACACATTAAGCCACTTATCGGAAAGAAGCATGTGATCGAGGTGGATTCTAAAGTTGTCAAGCGTCTGATCCACGATATCACGGTGGGAAAAACAGCTACGAGTATCAAAACTGGGACCCGCGGCAGAGCAATTGTAACTGGGGGTGCAGGTTCTGCTGCTCGCGTCGCGGATTTGCTGTCAGGGATTATGACATGGGCAGTCGATGAAGGCTTGATCCGCGACAATCCTGTTCACAGAGTTCGCAGATACCGAGGACAGCCACGGCAAAGATTCCTATCAGAAGTAGAACTGAAACAACTGGGAAAGGTGCTATCTGCCGGACGCGATTGTAATGAAAAAGCAATTCATCGTTATGCTCTGACAGTCGTTCATCTACTTGTGTTGACGGGATGCAGACTAAACGAAATTGCTTCTTTGAGATGGTCTGAAGTCGATTTATCTCAGCGATGTTTGCGTCTCGGGGACACGAAGACGGGGCAAAGTCTCAGAGCAATTGGTAGCGCAGCAACGAAAATCTTATCGAACATCGATAAACTGTCTGGTTCAGACTGGGTATTCCCTGGAGCAAGGGGAGACGGCCCGTATCAAGGAACGAAACGTGAGGCTGCCCGAATATTTCAAACAGCGGAATTGGATAATGTCACTTGCCATACTCTCCGGCATACGTATGCGTCTTTTGCTTCGGGGTGTGGGTATTCTGATGGCACAATAGCTGGACTGTTAGGGCACAAGGGAAGAGGCGTTACTTCTCGCTATATACATCGTCCGGACAGCGCGTTGCTTGCGGCTGCGGAGGACGTCAGCGAGCATATCAAAGGGCTGTTGAACGTGACGTCTAACGACGCGAAATAG
- a CDS encoding FAD:protein FMN transferase has translation MRIEGGQRISRRLVLAGGAAGVVFWAIPKHAVSLDLPEPIIWRSQAMGAPAKIILYHPDRSTAERLLREAAQEAKRLENIFSLYREDSELAQLNRDGALASPSPDLVEVLRICHECWQASDGLFDPTVQPLWNCLKKHFSQEHPSPDGPSRQLWDEALAKVGFGYVLFDDNRIAFSKPSMSLTLNGIAQGYVTDRVTALLQRAGVEYALVDMGEYRALGSRADGTAWCIGIADLEAGAAAEEYVDIRNQALATSSFTGFQFDESGRFNHLLNPKTGFSAALYRRVTVVARDAARADAWATAFSLMDKNQIEAVIGSQQDMSVIAQTRSGERIGLGS, from the coding sequence ATGCGCATTGAAGGTGGTCAGCGTATCAGCCGTCGGCTTGTACTTGCGGGTGGTGCGGCTGGAGTAGTGTTCTGGGCCATTCCAAAACACGCAGTTTCACTCGACCTTCCGGAGCCCATCATCTGGCGTAGTCAGGCGATGGGGGCACCTGCCAAGATCATACTCTATCATCCGGATCGTTCGACCGCTGAACGGTTGCTGCGCGAAGCGGCTCAAGAGGCCAAAAGGCTGGAGAACATCTTCAGCCTCTATCGCGAAGATTCAGAACTTGCCCAACTTAATCGCGATGGGGCGCTGGCATCGCCTTCGCCTGATCTGGTTGAGGTTCTGCGTATCTGCCATGAATGCTGGCAGGCCAGTGATGGCCTTTTCGATCCGACCGTACAGCCTCTTTGGAACTGTCTGAAAAAGCATTTCTCGCAAGAACATCCTTCTCCCGACGGACCATCGCGACAGCTTTGGGATGAAGCGCTGGCGAAGGTAGGGTTCGGTTATGTTCTGTTCGATGATAACCGCATTGCATTCTCCAAGCCATCTATGTCTCTGACTTTAAATGGTATTGCGCAGGGCTATGTCACCGACCGCGTGACGGCATTGTTGCAAAGGGCAGGAGTCGAATATGCACTGGTCGATATGGGGGAGTATCGCGCTCTTGGTTCAAGAGCTGACGGCACGGCATGGTGCATTGGCATCGCCGATCTGGAAGCCGGAGCTGCTGCCGAAGAGTATGTTGATATCCGCAATCAGGCGCTCGCGACATCCAGCTTCACGGGCTTTCAGTTCGATGAGTCCGGACGGTTTAACCATTTGCTCAACCCAAAAACTGGCTTTTCAGCGGCACTTTATCGCCGGGTGACTGTCGTGGCCCGCGATGCGGCGCGAGCCGATGCCTGGGCAACTGCGTTCAGCCTCATGGACAAGAATCAGATCGAAGCAGTTATCGGTAGCCAACAGGATATGTCTGTGATTGCACAGACACGCTCTGGCGAACGAATAGGCCTGGGTTCTTAG
- a CDS encoding nitrous oxide reductase accessory protein NosL: MKHALFLAPLFLVLLAGCSPDEKNDAVMAPFALTESAMGRYCGMNVLEHPGPKGQIILEPTNEAVWFSSARDTLAFTMLPEEPKGIAAIYVSDMAKAPSWEEPGAENWVDARKAFFVIESAAVGGMGAQEAVPFSTREAAEKFVAEKGGRISTFTEIPEDYVLGGQSVRPSDLGAESHAH; this comes from the coding sequence ATGAAACACGCTCTGTTTCTTGCCCCCCTGTTTCTGGTTCTGCTTGCAGGGTGTTCTCCGGATGAAAAGAATGATGCCGTGATGGCTCCTTTCGCGCTGACGGAAAGCGCAATGGGCCGATATTGCGGAATGAATGTTCTGGAGCACCCCGGCCCCAAGGGGCAAATCATTCTAGAGCCGACAAACGAGGCAGTATGGTTCTCTTCCGCCCGTGATACGCTCGCCTTTACGATGCTGCCTGAGGAGCCAAAAGGGATCGCGGCGATCTACGTTTCAGATATGGCGAAAGCGCCAAGCTGGGAAGAGCCGGGAGCGGAAAACTGGGTCGATGCGCGCAAAGCCTTTTTCGTGATTGAAAGCGCTGCTGTAGGTGGAATGGGGGCACAGGAGGCCGTACCGTTTTCGACACGAGAAGCAGCGGAGAAGTTCGTTGCGGAAAAGGGCGGCCGTATTAGCACTTTTACCGAAATACCGGAGGATTACGTTCTCGGCGGTCAGTCGGTGCGGCCCTCCGATCTTGGAGCCGAAAGCCATGCGCATTGA
- a CDS encoding ABC transporter permease subunit has product MNNILIIASKEIQEGLRNRWVLATTLLLAALALSMTFLGSAPTGSSVAASKLDVVIVSLSSLTIFLIPLIALLISHDAIVGEMERGTMLLLLSYPISRFQLVLGKFVGQLAILSFATLFGYGAAAVALIVTGSGVDAGSWLSLFKLIISSVLLGAVFIAIGFLASTLVRERSTAAGIAIGVWLFFVLIYDAALLALLVFDQGRIVGGGVLNGLLLLNPADSYRLLNFGLGQAGSLTGMGGIAGNATLSAPALTLALGLWVMLPLSLSMLVFSRKEL; this is encoded by the coding sequence ATGAACAATATTCTCATAATCGCTTCCAAGGAAATTCAGGAAGGCTTGCGCAATCGCTGGGTTCTGGCGACCACGCTATTGCTTGCGGCACTGGCCCTAAGCATGACTTTTCTCGGCAGCGCACCCACCGGCAGTTCGGTTGCCGCGAGCAAGCTGGACGTTGTGATCGTCAGTCTCTCCAGCCTGACAATCTTCCTCATCCCTCTTATTGCCCTTCTCATTTCGCATGATGCAATCGTCGGTGAAATGGAACGCGGCACGATGCTGCTGCTTCTGAGCTATCCGATAAGCCGATTTCAGCTGGTTCTTGGAAAATTCGTTGGTCAGCTTGCTATTCTGTCCTTTGCGACATTGTTCGGGTACGGCGCGGCGGCTGTGGCGCTGATCGTGACCGGGTCCGGCGTGGATGCGGGAAGCTGGCTGTCGCTGTTCAAACTCATTATCTCGTCGGTCCTGCTGGGAGCCGTGTTCATCGCCATCGGCTTTCTCGCAAGTACGCTGGTGCGGGAGCGGAGCACGGCAGCAGGTATCGCCATCGGCGTCTGGCTGTTTTTCGTGCTGATCTATGACGCAGCACTTCTTGCTCTGCTGGTTTTCGATCAAGGCCGTATTGTTGGCGGTGGGGTACTCAACGGTCTGCTTCTTCTCAATCCAGCCGATTCCTACCGGCTTCTCAATTTCGGTCTCGGACAGGCCGGATCTTTAACTGGCATGGGCGGAATAGCCGGTAACGCTACGCTCTCTGCTCCAGCTCTGACGCTAGCGCTCGGCCTTTGGGTCATGCTGCCGCTGTCCCTTTCCATGCTGGTTTTCTCGAGGAAAGAATTATGA